In Caproiciproducens sp. NJN-50, the following are encoded in one genomic region:
- a CDS encoding ComEA family DNA-binding protein, with protein sequence MVMQKFAAWIRRHKTKFIDTGIALGLVLLAWAYFNAPVNINRMTAADWRDTHIQKIGAVTIQKLESNGAYQDIREVDALPGIGPVKMIQIRHYFTTWDTAKADVWYWGLLAGLILTFGCGLARHVVRSNKREAARRLERRLGLDDKNVKR encoded by the coding sequence ATGGTAATGCAGAAATTCGCCGCGTGGATACGGCGGCACAAAACAAAATTTATTGATACCGGAATCGCATTAGGGCTTGTGCTTTTGGCATGGGCCTATTTTAATGCGCCGGTCAATATCAACCGCATGACAGCCGCAGACTGGCGGGATACGCACATTCAGAAAATAGGCGCGGTTACAATTCAAAAGCTGGAATCGAACGGGGCGTACCAGGACATTCGGGAAGTCGACGCGCTGCCAGGAATCGGCCCGGTTAAAATGATACAGATTCGGCATTACTTTACCACATGGGATACGGCAAAGGCCGACGTATGGTATTGGGGGCTGCTGGCAGGGCTGATTTTAACATTCGGCTGCGGGCTTGCGCGGCATGTTGTCAGATCGAACAAGCGGGAGGCAGCGCGGAGGCTGGAACGACGGTTAGGGCTGGATGATAAAAACGTGAAGCGGTGA
- a CDS encoding GH25 family lysozyme, protein MNYTLGIDVSHHNGILSLAKLKATGHCQFAIIRVCHGTTMDRQFSTNLAACKTLRIPYAFYWYAESATVSGAQAEARFVLSKIAGTSPLFVAYDAECDALAALGKNQTTDTAWAALELVKNAGYDPWVYSNESWKRNEIDIQYLKNKGVKFWYARYTGQNPDEASYASLCDMWQYSSTGKLSGNGSQYIDLNICYNSALNVKIGGGGITVGSSYCDTTMDIKIKRGQTYTLATGSKNVTTGNSTVIQTAGQTVSGGKYLTTLKAAGAVGQGAGVFVNGVKKFVATVV, encoded by the coding sequence ATGAATTATACTCTTGGAATTGATGTATCCCACCACAATGGCATTTTAAGCCTTGCGAAGCTCAAAGCAACGGGGCACTGTCAGTTCGCGATCATCCGCGTCTGTCACGGCACGACGATGGACCGGCAATTTTCCACGAACCTCGCGGCCTGTAAGACGCTGAGAATCCCGTATGCCTTTTATTGGTATGCGGAATCCGCGACGGTTTCCGGAGCGCAAGCGGAGGCAAGATTTGTCCTGTCGAAGATTGCAGGAACATCGCCGTTGTTCGTCGCCTACGATGCCGAATGCGACGCGCTTGCGGCGCTGGGAAAGAATCAGACCACGGATACCGCTTGGGCCGCGCTGGAGCTTGTGAAGAACGCTGGATATGATCCGTGGGTTTATAGTAACGAGAGCTGGAAGCGGAATGAGATTGATATCCAGTACCTGAAAAACAAAGGCGTAAAATTTTGGTACGCACGGTACACCGGGCAGAACCCGGACGAAGCAAGCTATGCCTCTCTGTGCGACATGTGGCAGTATTCCAGCACCGGCAAGCTCTCCGGGAACGGCTCGCAATATATAGACCTCAACATCTGCTACAATTCAGCGCTGAATGTGAAGATCGGCGGCGGGGGGATCACGGTCGGTTCTTCTTACTGCGATACGACGATGGACATTAAGATCAAGCGCGGCCAGACTTACACTTTGGCCACTGGTTCTAAAAACGTCACGACCGGAAATAGCACGGTGATTCAGACGGCGGGACAGACCGTCTCCGGAGGGAAGTATCTCACCACTCTGAAAGCCGCAGGGGCCGTTGGGCAGGGAGCCGGGGTATTCGTCAACGGCGTAAAGAAGTTCGTCGCGACGGTCGTATGA
- a CDS encoding phage holin, LLH family, whose product MTIDITQVIVAIIGVVGTALMGAITAYLVPWLKSKLTANQISVISGLVYNGVKAAETLFTESGSGEKKFQYVMDSVKAFCEKYRITFDETAVKNEIQSVWKDLFSHDTESGAVASGTTGAK is encoded by the coding sequence ATGACAATCGATATTACTCAGGTCATTGTTGCGATCATCGGAGTGGTGGGCACCGCACTCATGGGCGCTATCACTGCCTACCTGGTCCCCTGGCTGAAATCAAAGCTCACGGCCAATCAGATATCTGTGATCTCCGGGCTGGTCTACAATGGCGTTAAGGCGGCGGAAACGTTATTCACGGAAAGCGGCAGCGGGGAAAAGAAATTTCAATACGTCATGGATTCGGTCAAGGCGTTTTGCGAAAAGTACCGCATCACTTTTGACGAAACCGCCGTGAAGAATGAGATTCAATCTGTCTGGAAGGATTTATTCAGCCACGATACTGAAAGCGGGGCGGTCGCGTCCGGCACCACGGGCGCGAAATAA
- a CDS encoding DUF4368 domain-containing protein, which translates to MLTPISYWQTRGVNRPGKHKDAPPTKWNSSTITKILSLQEYCGDVLNFKTYSKSYKNKKRIENDRDNWVIFKDVHDPVIDRASWEKVQQKRGKIRKRKTNEGETNMFSGLLVCADCGHNLHYHFNQGNPDIKYFNCSNYKGNRGTCASTHYIRVDFLEQVVLGEIHRLTKFASKYEDEFVKAVMGHSQQTVELERQKKQKGYNALLARDKEIDRLFDRMYEDNVAGKISDERFSKMTKQYEDEQSGLAGRIKTLRAELDKESRQSVGTDMFIATVRKYTRARKLTPRMLNELIDHIEVHQAEKVNGVYVQKLTIHYNCIGSIEIPDVSSLQEPDVLIQTRKGVAVSYSQAQMAG; encoded by the coding sequence ATCCTGACTCCAATATCTTATTGGCAAACACGAGGTGTCAACCGCCCTGGCAAGCATAAAGACGCACCGCCCACGAAATGGAACAGTTCAACTATCACGAAGATTCTTTCCTTACAGGAGTATTGCGGGGACGTTCTCAATTTCAAGACGTACAGCAAATCCTACAAGAATAAGAAGCGAATTGAGAACGACCGTGACAATTGGGTTATCTTTAAGGATGTGCATGATCCGGTCATTGACCGCGCTTCATGGGAAAAAGTACAGCAGAAGCGCGGCAAAATCCGTAAGCGGAAAACCAATGAGGGAGAAACCAATATGTTTTCCGGCTTGCTTGTCTGTGCCGACTGCGGTCACAATCTGCATTACCACTTCAATCAGGGCAACCCGGACATCAAGTATTTCAACTGTTCCAATTACAAAGGTAATCGGGGTACTTGTGCTTCTACCCATTATATCCGTGTCGACTTTCTGGAACAGGTCGTACTGGGAGAAATCCACAGGCTCACAAAATTTGCGAGCAAGTATGAAGATGAATTTGTCAAAGCGGTTATGGGACATTCTCAGCAAACGGTGGAACTTGAGCGGCAGAAAAAGCAAAAAGGATACAATGCTCTGTTGGCCCGCGATAAAGAGATTGACCGACTGTTTGATCGAATGTATGAGGACAATGTGGCCGGGAAAATTTCCGACGAGCGGTTTTCAAAAATGACCAAGCAGTATGAAGATGAGCAGAGCGGATTAGCAGGGCGGATAAAAACGCTGAGGGCCGAGCTTGATAAAGAAAGCCGTCAATCTGTGGGCACGGATATGTTCATTGCCACTGTGCGTAAATATACCAGAGCCAGAAAGCTCACACCGCGTATGCTGAACGAACTGATCGATCACATTGAAGTCCATCAGGCTGAGAAGGTAAACGGCGTATACGTCCAGAAGCTGACTATTCATTATAATTGTATCGGCTCCATTGAAATACCGGATGTTTCATCTCTACAGGAACCGGATGTTCTGATACAGACAAGAAAAGGAGTAGCCGTAAGCTACTCCCAAGCGCAAATGGCAGGATAA
- a CDS encoding DUF5057 domain-containing protein, which translates to MKQSFRRLFLVPLLTAGILLSGASPAFAASAASVLSLTATPNPPGNYVALNWTNSDKSQPYSYMLYSKSAHESTFQSIPAKDRAKVLNIYPVVTPTVSFTTWQGKSYTLPKSASLKMWMETPNEYDSKGYGKGLISVDAVSISDFNASPDAYLKNADGSYKYDVLYFGAWDSNGSQDLSVTAESKTDAFIKTGRGVLFGHDTMVSNDRISMPNFYKLAHYCNIQTIPKYTVLGGTQIKVAKKGLLTNYPWKIGDVGTVLNVPMSHSNQLAFGDVWMTYQQPYTYQNSAEATGSGGQGTNTFYLTSWSNCAMIQAGHSNGEATSDEQRVTADTLFYLAQITTDTSWNDHKGQDLDAPDEPTISGVTHNSERTQYTVNYSSQDNATGYQYYVEATGQNDGVKYDSPVVSASLKTGMKDYSIVVDNSPDTVPDGSITTTSNSYTFSRPSGGSFYIHIAAVDKAENILSVAHYPVDELVSVTHPVSIGYSIDPNSNTPFTAPDIPITNHSTFPVRVSVADLKATSGIGDAAPTSYLDWNSLTAAQTGSGIALGVGISKTSGSGWTAVDRETPVYTGDLASEVPLGTLGANGALGNLALTAKFGLAWVNTRTVSHELILNFTITD; encoded by the coding sequence TTGAAGCAATCATTCAGGCGGCTTTTTCTCGTCCCTCTGCTTACTGCCGGGATTCTGCTGTCCGGCGCTTCACCCGCATTCGCGGCCTCCGCCGCATCGGTTCTGTCGCTGACCGCGACGCCGAACCCGCCCGGGAACTATGTGGCGCTGAACTGGACAAACAGCGACAAAAGCCAGCCATACAGCTATATGCTCTATTCCAAATCCGCGCATGAATCAACCTTTCAGAGCATTCCCGCAAAAGATCGCGCGAAGGTTCTGAACATCTATCCTGTTGTCACGCCGACCGTTTCCTTTACAACGTGGCAGGGCAAAAGCTACACCCTGCCGAAGTCGGCATCCCTCAAAATGTGGATGGAAACGCCGAACGAGTACGATTCCAAAGGCTACGGCAAGGGCCTCATTTCCGTGGACGCTGTTTCGATCTCGGATTTCAACGCCAGCCCGGACGCTTATCTGAAAAACGCGGACGGCAGCTACAAATACGACGTGCTGTATTTCGGAGCGTGGGATTCCAACGGCAGTCAGGATTTATCTGTTACTGCGGAGAGTAAAACTGATGCCTTTATCAAAACCGGTCGAGGCGTCCTGTTCGGGCATGACACAATGGTGAGCAACGACCGAATTTCAATGCCGAATTTCTACAAGCTTGCTCACTACTGCAATATTCAGACCATCCCAAAATACACGGTACTCGGCGGCACACAGATCAAAGTTGCCAAAAAGGGCCTGCTCACCAATTACCCGTGGAAAATCGGGGACGTCGGTACGGTCCTGAACGTCCCGATGTCCCATTCCAATCAACTTGCTTTCGGGGATGTTTGGATGACGTATCAGCAGCCCTACACTTACCAAAATAGCGCGGAGGCCACCGGCTCCGGCGGGCAGGGCACCAACACCTTTTATCTGACAAGCTGGTCGAACTGTGCCATGATTCAGGCTGGCCATTCCAACGGTGAAGCTACGTCTGACGAACAGCGCGTTACGGCCGACACCCTGTTTTACCTCGCTCAGATTACGACCGACACAAGCTGGAACGATCATAAAGGTCAGGATTTGGACGCGCCGGATGAACCGACCATTTCTGGCGTTACGCACAATTCCGAACGGACACAGTACACCGTCAATTATTCTTCTCAGGACAACGCGACCGGCTATCAATACTATGTGGAGGCCACAGGGCAGAACGACGGCGTGAAATACGATTCCCCGGTTGTTTCCGCTTCTTTGAAAACAGGGATGAAAGACTATTCTATCGTAGTGGACAACAGTCCCGATACCGTCCCGGACGGGAGCATTACAACGACATCAAACAGCTATACTTTTTCCCGTCCATCCGGAGGCAGCTTTTACATTCATATTGCCGCCGTAGACAAGGCCGAGAATATTTTATCCGTTGCTCATTATCCTGTGGACGAGCTGGTATCTGTCACACATCCGGTCAGTATCGGCTATTCAATCGACCCAAACAGCAACACGCCGTTCACCGCGCCAGATATTCCGATTACCAACCATTCCACTTTCCCCGTCCGGGTTTCCGTCGCGGACCTGAAAGCGACATCCGGCATCGGTGACGCCGCCCCCACGTCCTATTTGGACTGGAACAGCCTGACCGCGGCGCAGACCGGAAGCGGAATCGCGCTCGGCGTGGGAATCAGCAAAACATCCGGTTCGGGCTGGACGGCGGTTGACCGGGAAACGCCTGTTTATACGGGTGATCTCGCGTCGGAAGTCCCGTTGGGAACGCTCGGCGCGAACGGAGCGTTGGGGAATCTGGCGCTTACCGCTAAATTCGGTTTAGCCTGGGTGAATACGCGAACCGTTTCCCATGAACTGATATTAAACTTCACGATTACCGATTAA
- a CDS encoding ParB/RepB/Spo0J family partition protein — MKSSAKNISLNSYDDIFSTEETREDAKREKVTDMPLSELYPFPDHPFQVRDDDSMKETVESIKEYGVLVPAIVRPRADGGYELISGHRRKHACELAGLPTMPVIVRTLDDDAATIIMVDSNIQRENILPSERAKAYKMKLEAIKRQGARTDLTSRQVVGKLETLESAELVGREAGESGRQVQRFIRLNELTPQLQQMVDDKKIAMTPAVELSYLKPEEQTLLLDTIESEQATPSLSQAQRLKKFSAEGHLNEDSMLAIMSEEKKPEKNDLTIKADKLQKYFPKSYTPQQMEQVIIRLLDGWQKKRQRDQER, encoded by the coding sequence TTGAAAAGCAGCGCCAAAAACATAAGTCTGAACAGCTACGATGATATTTTCTCCACGGAGGAAACCCGTGAGGACGCCAAACGCGAAAAGGTCACGGATATGCCGCTTTCGGAACTGTACCCGTTTCCCGACCACCCGTTTCAGGTGCGGGACGATGATTCCATGAAAGAAACCGTGGAGAGTATTAAGGAATACGGTGTGTTGGTTCCCGCCATTGTCCGTCCCCGCGCGGACGGCGGCTATGAGCTTATTTCCGGCCACCGGCGCAAACACGCCTGTGAGCTGGCGGGGCTTCCCACCATGCCGGTCATTGTCCGCACTCTGGATGATGACGCCGCGACCATTATTATGGTTGACAGCAATATTCAGCGTGAAAACATCCTGCCGAGCGAACGGGCTAAAGCGTATAAAATGAAGTTAGAGGCCATAAAACGGCAAGGTGCGAGGACGGATTTAACTTCCCGACAAGTTGTCGGGAAGTTGGAAACTTTAGAAAGTGCTGAACTTGTGGGGAGAGAAGCCGGTGAAAGCGGCAGGCAGGTGCAGCGTTTTATCCGGCTGAACGAGCTGACGCCGCAGCTTCAGCAGATGGTGGACGACAAGAAAATTGCCATGACCCCCGCCGTGGAGCTGTCGTATCTCAAACCGGAGGAACAGACGCTTTTGCTCGACACCATCGAAAGCGAACAGGCCACCCCCTCGCTCTCGCAGGCCCAGCGGCTGAAAAAGTTCAGCGCGGAGGGCCACTTGAACGAAGACAGTATGCTGGCGATCATGTCGGAGGAAAAGAAGCCGGAGAAAAACGATCTGACCATCAAAGCGGATAAGCTCCAAAAATATTTCCCCAAGTCGTATACCCCGCAGCAGATGGAACAGGTCATTATCCGGCTGCTGGACGGATGGCAGAAAAAGCGGCAGCGAGATCAGGAAAGATAA
- a CDS encoding ParA family protein codes for MTNVIAVTNQKGGVGKTTTCANLGIGLAQEGKKVLLVDSDPQGSLTISLGNPQPDQLSVTLATVMGKVLTEEAIDPKEGLLHHDEGIDLMPANIELSGMEVSLVNAMSREKILKQYLDGVKRQYDYVLLDCMPSLGMLTVNALAAADSVLIPVQAQYLPAKGLEQLLQTINKVRRQINPKLKIDGILLTMVDSRTNYAKEISALLRDTYGSKLKVFDVEIPHSVRAAEISAEGRSIFAHDPKGKVAEAYRELTKEVLKIEKQRQKHKSEQLR; via the coding sequence ATGACCAATGTAATTGCCGTCACCAATCAAAAGGGCGGTGTCGGTAAGACCACGACCTGCGCCAATCTTGGCATCGGGCTGGCGCAGGAAGGAAAAAAGGTGCTGCTGGTGGACAGCGACCCACAGGGCTCTCTGACAATCAGTTTGGGTAATCCCCAGCCTGATCAACTATCCGTGACGCTGGCAACGGTAATGGGCAAGGTTCTCACCGAAGAAGCCATTGACCCCAAAGAGGGCCTTCTTCATCACGACGAGGGCATTGATCTCATGCCCGCCAATATCGAGCTTTCCGGTATGGAGGTATCGCTCGTCAATGCCATGAGCCGTGAAAAAATCCTGAAGCAGTATCTGGACGGCGTAAAACGGCAATACGACTATGTGCTTTTGGACTGTATGCCCTCACTGGGAATGCTGACCGTTAACGCTCTGGCCGCAGCCGACAGCGTGCTCATTCCCGTTCAAGCGCAGTACCTTCCGGCCAAGGGCCTCGAACAGCTTTTGCAGACAATCAACAAGGTGCGGCGGCAGATCAATCCGAAGCTCAAAATCGATGGTATTCTGCTGACGATGGTAGACAGCCGTACCAACTATGCCAAAGAAATCAGCGCCCTGCTGCGGGACACCTACGGCTCAAAGCTGAAAGTATTCGACGTGGAGATTCCACATTCAGTCCGCGCCGCTGAGATCAGCGCGGAGGGCAGGAGTATTTTCGCCCACGACCCAAAGGGTAAGGTTGCCGAGGCGTATCGGGAGCTGACAAAGGAGGTGTTGAAGATTGAAAAGCAGCGCCAAAAACATAAGTCTGAACAGCTACGATGA
- a CDS encoding DNA-binding protein, whose amino-acid sequence MEYITAQEAADKWSITRRRVQILCVNGRIEGAIKMANLWLIPKDAEKPADGRLLRYKDRG is encoded by the coding sequence ATGGAATATATTACAGCACAAGAAGCTGCTGATAAGTGGAGCATTACAAGGCGGCGTGTCCAGATTTTATGTGTTAACGGACGAATCGAAGGTGCTATAAAAATGGCAAATTTATGGCTGATACCTAAAGATGCAGAAAAACCCGCCGATGGCAGATTGCTGAGATATAAAGACCGTGGATAG
- a CDS encoding site-specific DNA-methyltransferase, producing the protein MPESLIEMLPKIVAEGKKEVEQIMERLESPYKLGLQTNEYVVPSKAQGDLFNVVKYPQEQQEWTNRLIYGDNLLTMQALLAGDEESGLPSMRGKIDLIYIDPPFDSKADYRTKIKLPSGDLEQKPSVIEQSAYADTWKDGTVSYLRMLYPRLVLIKELMSEKGSLYVHLDWHIGHYVKLLLDDIFGKQNFVNEIVWGYKDIGSRAVSYFKKKHDVLYLYQKSDNRIFNIQRQKLSDSTMQRYGSYFDKNGYITYRWLKNNNPGVFAKLKGQPENLDQPWLDINNGQPLSDWWDDISPLKSHFNESTGYDTQKPEALLERIIKSSSNEDSIIADFFAGSGTTGAVAERLGHRWIMSDLGKPACMIMRKRLVDMNAKPYLYQAVGEYQKEVFASNKIYKRVGDLATVVLGLYGAIPFTKEQCPSRNLGYIKGGKTLVIVDSPNKLTGASSIKKAQELRETYLGGWDKVIVLGWNFSFDIGRILQELQNKDNRIEVQVIPPDLLEKLTKKSGYEKLVKSGEIRFSSLQYLTIKSVQKIDYGEDTEKLTIMLDNYILLSPDALPLEDKYKQALQEIMANDPLSLIEYWSIDPDYDGETFVSVWQDYRENEDTDSDAFKVVNQTTLTVTKKQGKRTVCVKAVDIFGFESIATQEVQ; encoded by the coding sequence ATGCCGGAATCTTTAATAGAAATGCTTCCAAAAATTGTAGCGGAAGGAAAAAAAGAAGTCGAGCAAATTATGGAACGCTTAGAAAGTCCTTATAAACTAGGACTTCAAACAAATGAATATGTCGTTCCGTCAAAAGCACAGGGCGACTTATTTAATGTAGTAAAATATCCGCAGGAGCAGCAGGAATGGACAAACCGTCTTATTTATGGAGACAACCTTTTAACTATGCAGGCGTTGCTTGCAGGCGATGAAGAAAGCGGGCTTCCTTCCATGCGTGGAAAAATTGATTTGATTTATATTGACCCGCCGTTTGACAGCAAGGCGGATTACCGAACAAAAATCAAGCTTCCAAGCGGTGACCTAGAACAGAAACCTTCAGTAATTGAGCAATCAGCATATGCTGATACTTGGAAAGATGGTACAGTTAGCTACTTAAGAATGTTATATCCTAGATTGGTATTAATTAAGGAGCTGATGTCAGAAAAAGGAAGTCTTTATGTTCATTTGGATTGGCATATTGGACATTATGTTAAACTGCTTTTAGATGATATTTTTGGGAAGCAAAATTTTGTCAATGAAATCGTTTGGGGATATAAAGACATTGGTTCACGTGCGGTATCATATTTTAAGAAAAAACATGATGTGCTTTATCTGTATCAAAAGTCTGATAATAGGATATTTAATATCCAAAGGCAAAAATTATCAGATAGTACCATGCAACGATATGGTTCATACTTTGATAAGAATGGTTATATTACTTATAGATGGCTGAAAAATAATAATCCTGGCGTTTTTGCAAAACTAAAAGGTCAACCAGAAAATTTAGATCAGCCTTGGCTTGATATTAACAATGGGCAACCTTTATCAGATTGGTGGGATGATATTTCCCCGCTTAAGAGCCATTTTAACGAATCTACAGGCTACGATACTCAAAAACCGGAAGCACTTCTTGAACGAATTATAAAGTCATCCTCAAATGAAGATTCGATTATTGCGGACTTTTTCGCAGGCTCCGGCACAACAGGTGCAGTTGCCGAAAGACTCGGACACCGATGGATTATGTCTGATTTGGGAAAACCAGCTTGCATGATTATGAGGAAACGGCTTGTTGATATGAATGCAAAGCCATACTTATATCAGGCGGTTGGAGAATATCAAAAAGAGGTTTTTGCATCTAATAAGATTTATAAACGTGTGGGAGATTTGGCCACTGTAGTTTTGGGCCTTTATGGAGCAATACCATTTACAAAGGAACAATGTCCTTCGCGTAATCTTGGCTACATAAAAGGCGGGAAAACACTTGTAATTGTCGACTCCCCCAATAAACTGACTGGTGCCTCGAGCATTAAAAAGGCTCAAGAGCTACGTGAAACTTATCTCGGTGGGTGGGATAAAGTCATTGTACTTGGCTGGAATTTTAGCTTCGATATTGGGCGCATCTTGCAGGAATTGCAAAATAAAGATAATCGTATTGAAGTGCAAGTTATTCCTCCGGATTTACTTGAAAAGTTGACAAAAAAGTCAGGATATGAAAAGCTAGTCAAAAGCGGTGAAATCCGTTTTTCAAGTCTACAGTATCTTACAATTAAGTCCGTACAAAAGATTGACTACGGAGAAGATACAGAGAAACTCACAATCATGCTCGATAATTATATTCTTCTGTCACCGGACGCTCTGCCACTAGAGGATAAGTACAAACAGGCTCTACAAGAAATTATGGCAAATGACCCTCTTTCCCTCATTGAATACTGGAGTATTGACCCAGATTATGATGGAGAGACTTTTGTAAGCGTTTGGCAGGATTACAGAGAAAACGAAGATACGGATAGTGATGCGTTTAAGGTAGTAAATCAGACAACTCTTACGGTAACAAAGAAACAAGGGAAACGCACAGTATGTGTAAAAGCAGTCGACATATTTGGCTTTGAAAGCATAGCCACACAGGAGGTACAGTAA